The nucleotide sequence ATCAGCCACTTTGGATGTTGTTTGTAAATGAACATTATTAAAACAACCAATCCAGGTGGGAGAATGGAAAGAACACCCATTTGGTAGAAGCAAATTTTCCctcttacaatttttttttatgtgtggcaTTTTTCAAACAATTTGGGGGGAATAATCAATGGGGGTATATTATAAGCCTATCTCATACCCTTTTTAGATTTCTTAATTGAACATTCGGGTACATTTTGTAACATTTGTTACAGAATACTCATATGCTATGAGTATGCTCCTCAGTGTAATTTTATTGCTATACGAAATCATTGTTAAAGGTAGTGCACCATCTAAACTTTcaccttttaccttttttttttgggggggggggggagggggcttcttttcttttcttttcttttttactaattttGTCTGATTTCCAttggtaaagttttttttttttttttttttttttcaaagaaggcatatataatatttagtatACACCCTTGTTATAGTACCTAATTTTTTTCCACAGACActgatattatacatgtatacatattctaaacaaattttgtttggtgtttgtggtAAACAGGGTGGAAGACAACAAAATTCATTTTACTTTCtaatttttccatttctttattacaGACTTGTGAGTCTCTTAACTTACCCTGTCCTTTTGGCAGCTGTTTTTACACGTCTAGACCTATTTATAAGAGGAATATTAATGTTTTCCTCACCATCAGAATATTGTCAATGTATTTCTTTCATAGTACAGGACTTGTACTGTGATGCAGTCACAGAGAGGACTTCATACTTACACAGTGACATCAAGGAGCATTCATTCCCTTAGAGAACAACCATAAACTAAGATCTCAATAGGCAGTCACTTAAATCAGAAGACCAACTGAAACTGTGGCATCAAAAGGCATTCTATGGGTGTTGTGCCACAAAGAAATTTTTTTGTGCATTACAGTTAGAATATGTGCTCAGACCTGCTATTTACCTGGTGTTTTAGTGTGCACTGATGGTATAGCTGTTgagtaagctttttttttttttaattaatatatttgtgaatattacATTCATCAATGAATAATGGCTTTTCATAAAAGCTTTCATCTGTATTCAATTTTGTATAGTTGGAAACTAAGATTGATAAAGTGAGGACAGGTGAAGTGAGGTACCAGTAGATTTCAGTATTTTGTAGGTAGTGATGTCTCAACCACAGTCACTACTTTGGTCCATTTTTATGGAAAGATGATTAGTATGATATGTGAATGATTGTTCAGtcaaaatacaaaattatttcagaattagTACTTGGATGAATGTAATTAAGATACCTTATTCCTTATTTTCAGTCACATTGTGAACTGTATATGTGCACAAAGTCTTCCAAATAACATGAACCATGCACTTGAAACCAGTCATTGTACATCACATTATCAGGGATTTGTTGTGTTGAGTCACTCCTGTGACTGCCTGTAATTAAGAAGACCAGCTTCAACTGACTTAGACATATTTTTAGTTAATTAGAAGACCAATTCAAACAGTGATGTCAAGGGGCATGACTTAATTGTAGGATAATGGGAAATCTTTCCTTTCACCATTAAAGGAGCTGGAAAAGATATTAGCAGATTTACTTATATGTGGCTCATTTTCCCCAGTGCTTCATAGGGGACCAGATACACTTTGTGGGTCAGAGCAAATTGGTAATTTCTCTGTCAGTGTTAAAAGATGCTAGTCATTCTTTTTTGCATACTAAGGAAAAACACAGTCTTATATATTACcatatttcttatctttatcccAGACGAATTGAGTGGGAAATCGCGggtcagggagaggaagagacagttaTGCAAAAGTACCAAAGGCTGAAGTGTGAGATGAATCACCTGATGGAAGAAGTGCAAGCTATTAAGGTAAATAAAATTGTAATGCTGGAAATTTTGTTAATACTTTTGTTGTTGCATTATGGTATAattttgtaaattattatattGAGACAATTTAGAATTTTAGCCATATTCTGTCTTTTTATAATCACCATTGTcacatatcaacattatcattaattttgtcattCTATTTTAATTGTTCAAAATCATTCCCCCAGGGATCAGTTCCTTGCGGAGATGGCACAGTATCCTCCGTTGAGCTTGGCAAGCAGGTGGAAGCCCTTCATCACACGCTGGTTGACCTCAAGCTTGAGGATACTCTTGGGCCTGAAATTGTGGCATCCATCTCACAGCCCCAAGTTGCTCTTCAGAAGTCAGTTCATTAGAgttctatgtttgtgtatttctgtggTATAAggctatatatattgattgattgattagacAGCTTTGTTGCATTACCCACTTTTCTTACACTTTACCATCTTTTATCACTAGCTGCCTCTTTTTTCCTCCAGGAAGCTTGTTAATCTCCTTGAAAGCTTTAAGAAGACAGGCCTTGTGGCGGAAAAGGGTGAATCCAAAGCCCAGCAGAGTGAGGAGAAGCCGGCCCCCAGTGCAGGTGGCTCAGCCATTACTTACGAGCTGTATTACGCCCCAGAGCATGCAAGACTCAACCAGCTTGCTAGAGTTGCAAACTTAGAGAAGAAGATTGATCATGTTGAGGGGCTTCTAGGAAACAACCCAGACAAACTCGTAAGTATTGCGAAATTTGTGCTTGTGCTCATTGCAATTAGTTTCTgtgttctttgtatttttgtcttatcATCACTTCAGATGGAGATCATGTTCCTCTGTTTTATAATAATCTTATAGTTAAGTCATCTGGTAGTTTACTGGATAGATTTCTATATGACAGACTGCTTTTAGAACAAAAACTTATCTAACAACATGTTAGAAATATTGTATCACCTGATTACCTCACTGTACAGACATAAGtgagaaagaaacaataatataattagacTTGAGTTTTGTATATAAGAATCATCATACAAGTATATCACAAGAACTTTAGCCCAATAACAATGGGTAAAAGTTTTGCTAAAGCCAAGAGAAGATGGGTGTACATTAGTAATTCCACTCTGCTCCTTGAAAGTTGTCCTTGCTCACAGTAGGACACATTAGACATCATCCTGGCATGTGTGATTATTCACCATTACAAGTCATGTACTGTCACTGTGTTAAAATGAATTATTTTACCCAGAAGAATGAAGCAGTCACATCTCTATCCAATTTCAAACTTCTTGatttacaactattactataaaATTACTCATCAAACCCACCTCTCATCAACCCCTAAACAGTCAAGCCTGTCAGCATGGACCAATCACAAGTCGGTAATGGGGGCTGTGCAGGTTCTCAGTGCCCGTCTGGCTCTCCTTGAGCCTGCACATTTAGACCACATCGAGGGCCGACTCCACGCAGTCCACACCAGAATGAATTCCATATCGGAGAAGAAGGCAGCTATAGAGGATGCTGATAAGCAGAGCAAAGTAATTTGTGAATTGCATTTGTAATGGTAGTCAGTTCCTGTTATGATAGAGAGTTGGTGTTTAAAGTTGCAGATACATGTCTAAGAATTAGTCTAgcgtaataaaaatgatttttcttcttcaccaTACTCCTGGGTTATTTATATTTAGGTTGATGTTCTGGCCATTTATGATCATTAGAGTTAAGTGTAGGCATTCTTTTGGTTTATTGTAATTCAGTCTGTTGACAAATATGCCTGTATTGTATTCAGATTCATATTTTGGCCACTCCTTTTGTTGAACTTTGTTAATAAATGGGATTCATATTACACCAGTATAGGGCTTTGTGCATAATTGAAGATTTTCTTGAAAACCAACTAAATCATTCCAGGTGTCAGAATTGTATGAGTTGGTGAAGAAGACAGAAGCTCTTTGCTCAGCTCTTCCAGAAGTTGTTGACCGGTTGGTGTCCCTAGAAGGCCTTCATGAACAAGGTGAGTTCAGTAGTAGCTTGCAACTACTAGTCCAATACCTGTAAGACACACACAGGGTTTTGTTTCTCATGAAAGTTTGTGTTTTATCTCATGTACATCGTTAAGCTTAGTTTACTGCAATTTTTTAAAGATGGTTATCATCATACCTAATTAATAAACAACTTATTTTAGACTAAAGAAACTATCAGTAAAAAGAGTGGATAATTTTTAATGGATAAAGGTTAGCTGTTGTGCCATGCAGTTTCAAAGATTGTCCTGCCAGACATAGGAAGTATAATTCAGAAATGCCCCAAATGTAGAATTTTACTAATCTGTATACACTTGCTTTTCATATAGCTtagattattcctttttttttttttttttttttttttttttttttttttttttttttttttttttttcacataagaCATGGAATAATACATAAaagatatttgtataagtatatctgATAGCATATCTTACTGTCAAGACAGTTgacatatattttgattattatgaggTAGTTGTCATTCAAAATTTGCAGTGCAGTCAGGAACACTTGTAAGTGAAAGCCTTGTTGGAAAAGTTAACTTAATAGGCATAAAAATCAAAGAGGGTCTATTCAATACAAGAATTATGTGCATGTTCACTGGATGTAACTGTTttgtatagtatacatatttaatttccTTATCTAGATTCAAACCTAATTAATAAACAACTTATTTTAGACTAAAGAAACTATCAGTAACAAGCACCTTACAGTTACCAAAAATATTCTATATGTCACTCATGTCATAGGGAAGGAAGGCAGACAAGCAGTCTAATAACCATGGTTTGATTTCCTCTTACAGCTATGCAATTTAGTGGATCACTTAAGCAGCTGGACGTAGCTCAGACACGACTGACCTCCACACTGCAATCGAATGCTGATCTCCTGTCAAGTGTACAGGACAAGTTCTCTCAGAATCTGGGGATTATTCACAAAAATATTGAGAGCCTTGACACCCGAGTCCAGAACTTGGGAAAGTAAAATGCCAACGTGCAGCTAATATGTAGTTTTTTtggctttacttttcttttttactctctccctctttctctttctttgttttataagaTATTTTGCACATGGTACTCTCTTTTAAGTCACTCAATTTTAATTTATCTCTTAGCATATAGCATTTACGTCTATGGTATGGGAATTCTCGCCTTAAAGAGTATCGGTAACTTCACTAAGGTGTTAACTAATTCTGTCATTTGATATTTTGCATCACAGAACCCCTTAAATATTTCAATTGTAGCTGTTGCCTCCCACATTTTGTAGACAAAAATTGGCTGTGTACTTCTTGAAATATTCTTGTCTGCTTTTGCGATGAATTAGTGTTGAAATTCTGTATGTTAATCACGACATAATCTCCAGCTTGCATTTGTATTCTGAGACAGGAATTCCTTAGAGAGAAGCTAGCTCGTATCATTCATTCCTAGGACATAGCCAGTTCCCTTACTTGTAAGCAGTGACACGAGCAGTGATGGAATGGCCTTATGAATCGTACCGTACGAGAATTGTAAGTCACCACTAGCTTTAAGAAGCCTCAATAAAagatgcaaaaaaatataattcctaATTTATTGTAAGTTTTCCATGGTGATTAATGCCTCAGACTCCTCCAagtataaatgttatttttttttttttgtttttttttttattatcttgtaaTAGAAAATCAAAGGGTGGATGGTTGATGTTCAAAATAAAATTTGGCTACAAATATTTAAGCAAGAAACCAAACTTTCTTAATTTTGCTCATAACACAAAATTGTTaacttcaaaaaatatatattttttgttgacatttttttgtttgatttatcaCAGATATATTTGCTTCTgcattattgaaaatattaattcttgtATGTACATCTGATATTTTAACATCAGTGACAGAAAAGTGTCATTACTGAATAAACTGATTTTATCAGGACAAAGATTGGCATATCTATACTGTACTAAGTCTGATTTTATTGCAGAGTTCAGAGCAAAAGAGAAACGTATCTTAGCTGGCTTAATAGTCATTGTTACtgtatgttacttttttttttattaaactatGGGCCTTGCAATCATATTATCAAGGTTCTTAGCTCAACACACAAAACATTTCTTCAATTATTCCATTAATTTACACAAAATCAAATTAAATGTTTACAGTTGTACATCCACTTATGATGAATACACAGGAATACACTCGCCAGAGCTTATGATTAAAAttccaatgatgataattactaaagATTCCTTTTTAAATATTCAGGAGTATACCAAATGGACAGCTAGATTAGCGTGTTTTTGTGGTAGcgacattatttttcctttttgtatataCTGAAAAAATAGCATGATGTTGGTTAAGAAAACACCAGAGAAAGAAAGTTATATTACAGTATAATGTTTATGAAGATGAGTATACATTTTAACATTTATTAACAAATAGTTGAAGTGATAAAACCACCAAAATAGTAAGAAAATTAGTAAAgatcagaaaaaagagaagaatctaAAACATGGTGTTTGTAAATAAAGTTTTATGTTAATCAGCCTGTGCCAGTTCTTTGTATTCTCAGCCACATGTAGTTGAAAAATAATGCCCAAGCTGGATTTATTTTAAGGTACTGGTTTTATTGTACTTTACCACAATGATTACTACTGCATAAAGAAAATACAGTACTGTATGCTCCATTAAATGAAGAAGAGTATCAGAATCTTTACTTATCAGATCCCAAATAATTATAACATGTAATGCATATAGAGAAAATTAGGGTTGTTAACACTATGACTCATAGATTCAGTTTAAGTTAACAGATTTACTTTTTCATAGGTGATTCCACAGCCAGTTCAAGCTAGGATTATTGATCATGAACTTGACCCAAGAGAGGTTGGGGATGCACTCGTTGACATTTAAATCCATTTTTTCTAGTAAACTTGGCATTAGAAGGATTATCTACATTTCTATCCAGCCTTCACCATTTGATTGGTACCCTGTAATCCATGCATTATTTATGGTAAGTTAACTTTCTGGATTTTGAGCGTTCATAATTGCATAACCATTTAGGGGGATCGCCTGCAGTGGGGAGGCAAGGGGGTTAAAATCAAGGAATCCTTATATGTAGATAGTGTATGCTAATAGGGTGCATTTTTCATACCAAACTGTTCTAGCCCCTGATCAGAAAACAACcccaaaatacttttttttttttatatatgttagatatatgctagatcatttatgtatataaatctaatgagaaatagaagaaaatccCTAGAAAACAACCTACCTTTATTTTTACCTGATATATCCTCGCATGTCCAAATATTGAGTTTATTTCCTTACATACATGCttaaaatattcacaaaaatgaattcaaatgaaaaaaatggtCTTTATGTACAGAATCTTATTCATGCAGTATAACTAGTACAAGATCTTGAATTTGGCAGAGATTTTACGAGCTGGCCAGTATTCCGCAATGTCATTTTTCCTTTCCAGTTATATGATCAGATTTTTAAATGGATAAATGGTTACTGGGTTGTCAAGAAATCAttgatatgtacatttttttaaaataattatacatttccACTTCTTATCACGCTTGGATACCACCATAATCTGCCAAAAACATGTAATAGCAATGCATATACCATATAAAAAGGATTTAGAATTCTGGAAGACATTACCTTTTATGGTTCAAAACCAAGCTTAACTCaggccccccacccctccaaacTCTGGATGATTCCACAACTAAATACCATAGAGGATTCCTGGGTACGACAAAGGTGCAACCTCTGACCGAACTATTCTCAGAACCAGTCATGCCCTCTGAGATATCTAGAGCTTCAAGGCTTGCCAAGGGTGGTCTCCTGCAGTGCAATACAAAGACCGCATTTACACAAAATAACGCAAGTACGGCACATACACgaacattaatttatctattcatatatgtgcatctttatctgtctcttatcttcatctatctttcaGTCAGTCCAtcaataaatctgtctatctgtctatcaaacaGTTAGTTACTCTATCTAATGACcttctatctgtgtatttatctagctatatacctgcctatctatttatatataggtttatcaatctatttatctatatctattcatttttctatttatattttgttcatatagATAATAGATGGAAAGAAGTATagaacgtacgtgtgtgtgtgtgtgtgtgtgtgtgtttatgtgtgtttatgtgtgtgtgtgtttatgtgtgattatgtgtgtgtgtgtgtttatgtgtgtgtgtgtctttatgtgtgattatgtgtgtgtgtgtttatgtgtgtgtgtgtgtgtttgtgtgtgtgtttatgtgtgtgtgtgtttttatgtgtgtgtgtgtgtttatgtgtatgtgtgtgcgtgtgtgtgtgtgtgtgtgtgtgtgcataattcatattcatgtgtgttagcatatatttttttctg is from Penaeus chinensis breed Huanghai No. 1 chromosome 36, ASM1920278v2, whole genome shotgun sequence and encodes:
- the LOC125044964 gene encoding dynactin subunit 2-like translates to MADPKYAGLPGIVYDQPDLYETSDLPESEQDYTGEGGDSSNAVEVLNISPSDAHARFKGKNVDATYVDFSDRISHSRRHGYDSRRIEWEIAGQGEEETVMQKYQRLKCEMNHLMEEVQAIKGSVPCGDGTVSSVELGKQVEALHHTLVDLKLEDTLGPEIVASISQPQVALQKKLVNLLESFKKTGLVAEKGESKAQQSEEKPAPSAGGSAITYELYYAPEHARLNQLARVANLEKKIDHVEGLLGNNPDKLSSLSAWTNHKSVMGAVQVLSARLALLEPAHLDHIEGRLHAVHTRMNSISEKKAAIEDADKQSKVSELYELVKKTEALCSALPEVVDRLVSLEGLHEQAMQFSGSLKQLDVAQTRLTSTLQSNADLLSSVQDKFSQNLGIIHKNIESLDTRVQNLGK